Within Candidatus Hydrogenedentota bacterium, the genomic segment TCGATGCGGAAGTGAAGCAGTTGCTGGCGCAGATCGACAGCATCGCGCTGGACACCGACTACAACGGGATTCGCGTGCTGAGTTCGTCGCAGACGGTCACGCTGCAGTCGGGCGCGTACACGAGCCAGGTGCTGGCGGTGGTTGTTTCGGGCGCGAAGACGAACGACCTTTCGGTGAACGCCGTGTCGGTTTCCACGATGGCGTTGGCGGTGTCGGCGATCAGCACGATCGACAACGCGATCCAGAGCGTGAACACCCTGCGCAGCAGCCTGGGCGCGTACCAGAACCGCCTGGAATTCACGATCAATACGCTGGCGATTCAAGAAGAGAACGCCGCCGCCTCGCAGAGCGCTATCCGCGATGCCGATATCGCGCAGGAAACGGTGTCGTTCACGCGCAATCAGATCCTGGTCAGCGCAGGCACATCGGTGCTGGCCCAAGCCAATATTGTGCCGCAGACGGCGCTCCAACTGCTCGGTTAGGCGCGCCGTTTCTCATAACTGTGCCGGCGGTTGGGCGCCGTTATAGCGCCCAACCGCCCCGCCAGGTATGTAGCGCCGGGACAGAACGCAGGTCGAGCCGTGATTGCGGCGCGTGCCGTGGGTGGATGAGTCGCGTCGTCCATCGATGGCAGTGTGCGTGAATGCATGGGAGGATCCAAGTTTAACTGTCTTGGGGCCATTCAAAGAGGGTTGAGTGATGGGCCTGCGGGTTAATACCAATGTGCCCGCCATAAACGCGTCACGCCAGTTGGCGCGTTCTGCAAGCCGCCTGAATACGTCGCTCGAACGCTTATCCAGCGGTTTGCGGATGAACCGCGCCGCGGATAACGCGGCGGGGCTGGCAATCGCGGAGGCGTTTCGCTCGCGGGTGCTGGGCGCGCAAGTGGCGCAGCGCAATGCGCGGGACGATGGAAGGCGCGCTGAGCGAAACGACGAACATCCTGCAGCGCATCCGCGAGCTGGCGGTACAGTCCTCGAATGGCACGCAAAGCACGAGCAACCGCGCGGCGCTCGATGCGGAAGTGAAGCAGTTGCTGGCGCAAATCGACGGCATCGCGCTGGACACCGACTACAACGGGATTCGCGTGCTGAGTTCGTCGCAGACGGTCACGCTGCAGTCGGGCGCGTATACGAGCCAGGTGCTGGCCGTGGCCGTGAACGGCGTCAAGACGAACGACCTTTCGGTAAACGCCGTGTCGGTTTCCACGATGGCGCTGACGGTGTCGGCGATCAGCACGATCGACAACGCGATCCAGAGCGTGAACACCCTGCGCAGCAGCTTGGGCGCGTACCAGAACCGCCTGGAATTCACGACCAACACGCTGGCAATTCAAGAAGAGAACGCCGCCGCCTCGCAGAGCGCTATCCGCGACGCCGATATTGCTCAGGAGACCATGGACTATACCCGCAACCAGATTCTGGTCGGCACATCGGTCTTGGCGCAGGCCAACGTTTTACCCCGGGCCACGCTGCGGTTGCTGGCGTAACGCAGCATTCGGACCGGGCGAAGCGCGTGACGACGCGTATGGCCGCGCACCGCGTCGTATACTGCGCCCGGTGGGGACGCGCGCGGAGAAAGGAGGGCCTGAGAATATTGCGCGAGCGGACGCCACGCCGGGACACGTGGCAGCCCCGTTCGCCTGTTCTTGTCGAAAGGTGGTAGTGGCAACGGAAGCCTGAGAACACAATTCAAGGAGGTAAGCTTATGGGACTTCGGATCAATACCAATGTGCCCGCGCTGAACACGGCGCGCGTCCTGAGGCGGTCCACGAACGCGTTGAACCAGTCGCTGGAACGGCTGTCGAGCGGCTTGCGGATCAACCGTGCGGCGGACGACGCGGCGGGACTGGCAATCGCGGAGGCGTTTCGCTCGCAGGTGCTGGGCACGCAAGTGGCGCAGCGCAATGCGCAGGACGGCGTCAGCCTCGTGCAGACGGCGGAAGGCGCGCTGAGCGAGACGACGAACATCCTGCAGCGTATCCGTGAACTGGCGGTGCAGTCGGCGAACGGCACGCAGAGCACGAGCAACCGCGCCGCGCTCGATGCGGAAGTGAAGCAGTTGCTGGCGCAGATCGACAGCATCGCGCTGGACACCGACTACAACGGGATTCGCGTGCTGAGTTCGTCGCAGACGGTCACGCTGCAGTCGGGCGCGTACACGAGCCAGGTGCTGGCGGTGGTTGTTTCGGGCGCGAAGACGAACGACCTTTCGGTGAACGCCGTGTCGGTTTCCACGATGGCGTTGGCGGTGTCGGCGATCAGCACGATCGACAACGCGATCCAGAGCGTGAACACCCTGCGCAGCAGCCTGGGCGCGTACCAGAACCGCCTGGAATTCACGATCAATACGCTGGCGATTCAAGAAGAGAACGCCGCCGCCTCGCAGAGCGCTATCCGCGATGCCGACATCGCGCAGGAAACGGTCGGGTATACCCGCAACCAGATTCTGGTCAGCGCAGGCACATCGGTGCTTGCCCAAGCCAATATTGTGCCGCAGACCGCCCTGCTGCTCTTGAGCTAGCAGGCCGGATAATGTTCTGCGGCCGCGCGCCGTCGGGCGCAGTCCAGACCGCGGCGGCGCTGGCCATGTGAAATAGGCCCGTTTCGTCGGGCATTGCGGCAAAGGCGTTTGCCGGAGCATGCATATGCGAGTGGAGCAGCATACGGAACAAGCCGCCGCGAGCTTGCTTTCCGCCCGTGCAGGTTCTTCGTCTGTTCCTGCTTTGCGTACCGCCGCAGGGGAACATGCCGGTCCGCGGCAGGTACAGCAGACGCAACGCCTGCACGATGGCGTGGAGCGTAAGAGAAAAACGGAGGCCGTTCCCATCGAGGAGCAGCGGCGCCGTACGGGTACTCGCATGCGCGTCGATGAGGCGACCAGCCGCATCGTAGGTCAATTGATTGACCAGAACAACAAAGTGATCAGGCAAGTCCCGCCGCAGGAACTGCTCGAAATCGCGGCACAGTTCCGGCGGCTTCAGGGATTGATCTTTGACGAACGCGCCTGAACGAATTTTACTGGCGCGCGAGTCCTGCCCGGCCCCGGCGTCCTGCAGAGGACGCCGGGGCTTTCCCGGTCCGTGAAGCGGACGGCGCGGCCGCCGCGAAGACCTCGGTTTTCCAGCTTCCTTGCGCCGCGCGATTGCCTCGGATATGGCGCGGGTGTTAGCATTTGTGCCTCGGGGTAAGTGTTCGGACGCCGTGCTTCCCGTGTGCGTTGCGCCCGTCGCCGGTCTCATAAGAGAGCACGTTTACAGGAGCCGTACTATGGAAGCGGAGAAACAGACTCAGGGCGCGTACCGCTGGTTTCGCATTTCCATCGCGGCATATCTGTTTGTGCTTGTGCTCGCGCTGACCCCTTGGACTCCGGACCCGGCCGGCGACGTCAAGCGGCTGTTGCTGGCGGTGTTCAGCGCGTCATTAGCGACGGCATGGCTTGCGGCATCGTGGCGCATGGGCGTTCCCGTGCGCCGGCCGCGAATTGTGCTGGAAGTGCTGCTGGGCATGCTCGTGTGTTATGGCGCCGCCACGTTTCGCTCGCCCTATCCCGGGTTCAGCATAACGGAACTCGCGTTTTTTGG encodes:
- a CDS encoding flagellin FliC, whose amino-acid sequence is MGLRINTNVPALNTARVLRRSTNALNQSLERLSSGLRINRAADDAAGLAIAEAFRSQVLGTQVAQRNAQDGVSLVQTAEGALSETTNILQRIRELAVQSANGTQSTSNRAALDAEVKQLLAQIDSIALDTDYNGIRVLSSSQTVTLQSGAYTSQVLAVVVSGAKTNDLSVNAVSVSTMALAVSAISTIDNAIQSVNTLRSSLGAYQNRLEFTINTLAIQEENAAASQSAIRDADIAQETVSFTRNQILVSAGTSVLAQANIVPQTALQLLG
- a CDS encoding flagellin FliC gives rise to the protein MGLRINTNVPALNTARVLRRSTNALNQSLERLSSGLRINRAADDAAGLAIAEAFRSQVLGTQVAQRNAQDGVSLVQTAEGALSETTNILQRIRELAVQSANGTQSTSNRAALDAEVKQLLAQIDSIALDTDYNGIRVLSSSQTVTLQSGAYTSQVLAVVVSGAKTNDLSVNAVSVSTMALAVSAISTIDNAIQSVNTLRSSLGAYQNRLEFTINTLAIQEENAAASQSAIRDADIAQETVGYTRNQILVSAGTSVLAQANIVPQTALLLLS
- a CDS encoding flagellar protein FlaG, whose product is MERKRKTEAVPIEEQRRRTGTRMRVDEATSRIVGQLIDQNNKVIRQVPPQELLEIAAQFRRLQGLIFDERA